Within the Leptotrichia sp. oral taxon 498 genome, the region AGAAATTTATTGCAAGAAGTGGAAATGCTAAAAAAAGAGAGAAACGAATCAAGTTCATTAATTGGAAAATACAAAAAAGAGGGAAAAGATACGGTCGAACTGCTTTCAAGAATGCAGGAAGTGAGCGCAAAAATAAAAGAATTGGACCAAAAATTGGCTGAAAATGATGAAAAACAGCTTTTATTGAATTATACAATTCCAAATAAACTAAGTCCTGATACGCCAATTGGAAACGACGAAGACGACAATGTTGAAATTAGAAAATGGGGAACTCCAAGAGAATTTGATTTTGAAATAAAATCTCACGATGAATTGGGAGTTAATCTTGGAATTTTAGATTTTGAAAGAGGTGCGAAACTTGGTGGTTCAAGATTTACAGTTTATAAAAATGCGGCTGCTAGATTGGAAAGAGCGTTAATTGCTTTTATGATTGATGTTCACACTCAAGAAGAGGATTTTGAAGAAATTTTCACGCCACAGCTTGTAAAAAAAGAAATGATGATTGGAACTGGACAACTTCCTAAATTTGCTGAAGATGCTTATAAAATCGAAGGGGAAGAAATGTATTTAATTCCAACAGCAGAAGTAACGCTTACAAATTTACATAATGGAGAAATTTTAGATGAAGAAGAATTGCCTAAACATTACTGCGGATATACAGCTTGTTTTAGAAAAGAAGCTGGTTCAGGTGGACGTGATTTAAAAGGACTAATTCGTCAACATCAATTTAATAAAGTTGAAATGGTAAAAATTGTAAAACCTGAAACTTCTTATGACGAACTTGAATCAATGGTAAATAGTGCAGAAAAAATCTTGCAGAAATTGAATTTACCATATAGAGTGATTTCACTTTGCAGTGGAGATATAGGATTTAGTGCTGCTAAGACTTATGATTTAGAAGTTTGGGTGCCTAGTCAAAATAAATATAGAGAAATCT harbors:
- the serS gene encoding serine--tRNA ligase, which translates into the protein MLEMRYIRENSDKVKEFLKNRKSDFDLDALLKYDEVRRNLLQEVEMLKKERNESSSLIGKYKKEGKDTVELLSRMQEVSAKIKELDQKLAENDEKQLLLNYTIPNKLSPDTPIGNDEDDNVEIRKWGTPREFDFEIKSHDELGVNLGILDFERGAKLGGSRFTVYKNAAARLERALIAFMIDVHTQEEDFEEIFTPQLVKKEMMIGTGQLPKFAEDAYKIEGEEMYLIPTAEVTLTNLHNGEILDEEELPKHYCGYTACFRKEAGSGGRDLKGLIRQHQFNKVEMVKIVKPETSYDELESMVNSAEKILQKLNLPYRVISLCSGDIGFSAAKTYDLEVWVPSQNKYREISSCSNTEDFQARRAMIKYRDKETKKSHFVHTLNGSGLAVGRTLLAIMENYQQADGSIVIPEVLVPYMGGMTVIK